In Collimonas arenae, a single genomic region encodes these proteins:
- a CDS encoding NAD-dependent epimerase/dehydratase family protein produces MNIDKNIPVMVTGATGYVAGWLVKRLLEEGLTVHAPVRNPDDVGKLQYLDEIAENSPRKIRYFKADLMQVGSYEQAMAGCQVVFHTASPFKIDVKDVQKELIEPAQLGTENVLATANKTPSVKRVVLTSSCAAIYGDNADLDKTPSRMFTEEIWNTSSSATHQPYSYSKTLAERAAWEIVKAQNRWDLVTINPSLVIGPGINPNGSSESFNIIRQLGDGTMKAGVPDIGIGVVDVRDVAEAHFRAAFTLAANGRYITSGHNTSFLEMAATLLDRYGKDYPIPRHALPKWLVWLVGPIANKALTRKMVLLNVGLPWRADNSRSRNELGVAYRPLADSMNDFFQQLVETGQLVK; encoded by the coding sequence ATGAACATCGATAAAAACATCCCAGTCATGGTGACTGGCGCGACCGGCTATGTTGCAGGCTGGCTGGTTAAGCGACTTCTGGAGGAAGGCTTGACCGTTCATGCGCCGGTGAGAAATCCCGACGATGTCGGCAAGTTGCAATACCTTGATGAAATAGCGGAAAATTCACCGAGGAAGATTCGCTACTTCAAGGCCGACCTGATGCAGGTCGGCTCCTATGAACAGGCCATGGCAGGTTGCCAAGTTGTGTTTCATACAGCTTCACCTTTCAAGATCGATGTCAAGGATGTACAAAAAGAACTGATCGAGCCGGCGCAGCTCGGTACTGAAAATGTATTGGCTACGGCAAACAAGACGCCTTCGGTCAAACGTGTCGTGCTCACCAGCAGTTGCGCGGCGATTTATGGCGACAATGCGGATCTCGACAAGACACCCAGCCGGATGTTCACGGAGGAGATCTGGAACACCAGTTCGTCCGCGACGCATCAGCCGTATTCCTATTCCAAGACGCTTGCCGAACGAGCAGCATGGGAAATCGTCAAGGCGCAGAATCGCTGGGATCTGGTGACGATCAATCCATCATTGGTGATCGGTCCTGGCATCAACCCAAACGGCAGTTCTGAAAGCTTCAATATTATTCGTCAATTGGGTGATGGCACGATGAAGGCCGGTGTACCGGATATCGGTATCGGTGTAGTGGACGTGCGCGACGTGGCCGAAGCGCATTTCCGCGCAGCTTTTACTTTGGCAGCGAATGGCCGCTACATCACCTCGGGTCACAATACCAGCTTTCTGGAAATGGCCGCCACCTTGCTGGACCGGTATGGCAAGGATTACCCCATCCCGCGGCACGCACTGCCCAAATGGCTGGTCTGGCTGGTCGGGCCGATTGCCAACAAGGCTCTGACCAGGAAAATGGTATTGCTGAATGTCGGCCTCCCCTGGAGAGCCGACAACAGTCGTAGTCGCAACGAACTGGGGGTAGCTTATCGGCCCTTGGCTGACTCCATGAACGACTTCTTCCAACAGCTCGTAGAGACCGGGCAGCTAGTCAAATGA
- a CDS encoding methyltransferase family protein, translating into MLIRALLAVLALPGVVAFAVPITLIMANSTSQVSQPLGFLPLISGTCALLWCVRDFYVAGMGTLAPWAPPTHLVVVGLYRYTRNPMYIAVTAILLGWALSFALTALYVYAVIVALAFHLRVVLVEEPWLAITHGAAWDEYANRVPRWLLR; encoded by the coding sequence ATGCTCATACGCGCATTGTTGGCCGTTCTTGCATTACCTGGCGTAGTTGCCTTTGCCGTTCCAATCACGTTGATCATGGCGAATTCGACCAGCCAAGTTAGCCAGCCGCTGGGCTTCCTGCCTTTGATTTCAGGAACCTGTGCATTGCTCTGGTGCGTACGTGATTTCTACGTTGCCGGCATGGGCACTCTCGCACCATGGGCGCCGCCGACTCACCTCGTCGTCGTAGGACTATACCGCTACACGCGAAATCCGATGTATATCGCCGTCACTGCCATTCTTCTCGGCTGGGCGCTGTCATTCGCTTTGACTGCACTATATGTCTATGCAGTCATCGTCGCTTTGGCATTTCACCTGCGCGTGGTGCTGGTTGAAGAACCCTGGCTCGCCATTACACATGGCGCTGCATGGGACGAGTATGCGAACCGAGTGCCTCGTTGGCTATTACGATAA
- a CDS encoding class IV adenylate cyclase has protein sequence MPRNIEIKAHIDSIEALAAIAATIASDGPHLIDQDDTFFTCPAGRLKLRAFADGKGELIYYRRADLQGPKESFYQISATSEPDTLRECLTLAYGQAGRVQKQRTVFLAGRTRIHLDRVTGLGKFMELEVVLEDHETPETGMREAQGLMTRLGIHPSQLLEGAYVDLLFPSARSE, from the coding sequence ATGCCACGCAACATAGAAATCAAGGCGCACATCGACAGCATCGAAGCGCTCGCAGCCATCGCAGCAACCATCGCCAGCGATGGACCTCATCTCATCGACCAGGACGACACCTTCTTCACCTGCCCCGCCGGACGCCTGAAGTTACGCGCGTTCGCGGACGGCAAAGGCGAATTGATCTACTACCGCCGCGCCGACCTGCAAGGTCCGAAGGAATCGTTTTACCAGATCTCTGCCACTTCAGAACCGGACACCTTGCGCGAGTGTCTGACCCTGGCCTACGGCCAAGCCGGCCGGGTGCAAAAACAGCGGACTGTATTCCTGGCAGGCAGAACCCGCATTCATCTGGACAGGGTTACCGGCCTGGGTAAATTCATGGAACTAGAGGTAGTGCTGGAAGACCATGAAACGCCAGAAACAGGTATGCGAGAAGCGCAGGGCCTGATGACGCGGCTCGGCATTCATCCGTCGCAACTGCTTGAGGGAGCATATGTGGATCTTCTTTTTCCCAGCGCACGAAGCGAATGA
- a CDS encoding ABC transporter substrate-binding protein → MQKRSISSVIFCLTTLGFSAGAYAELPPIKIGVIGPITGPSEDMGQSMIGGARVFLADINQVGGVLGRKIELVERDDRAKPEVGVAMAKEMIEKDQVVAVVGFGNTGVALPAAKLFEEAKIPLIVTGATGATITKSFMPPAYPANYIFRTAASDALQPIVILNDVIDRRKIEKIAVLHDDSPYGQFGKQSMMTELGRRNIKPVLVESFKVGDQDMTAQLQHARDNGAQAVVMYCLAPEGAMVVRSAEKLKLRLPIVGPWGMSQQTFIDKAGQGAEGVRSSVTFIENELSSVSNQFSLTYRNVNKTNHIPSAVAAAQTYDALRLITLAIFQANSVEGVKVKDALENLQVHTTSTVVSRYFKPFSPTDHEAIAVNMIVMGEIRNGKVAYAYKEDASSGSITRTKKTQ, encoded by the coding sequence ATGCAAAAACGTAGCATCAGTAGCGTCATTTTTTGCCTCACAACTTTAGGATTCAGCGCCGGCGCCTATGCCGAATTACCCCCCATTAAAATCGGCGTGATCGGTCCGATCACAGGCCCTTCGGAAGACATGGGGCAAAGCATGATCGGCGGCGCCAGGGTCTTCCTGGCCGACATCAACCAGGTCGGCGGGGTCCTTGGGCGCAAGATTGAACTGGTCGAGCGCGACGACCGCGCCAAACCGGAAGTCGGCGTAGCCATGGCCAAGGAAATGATTGAAAAGGACCAGGTCGTCGCCGTCGTCGGCTTCGGCAATACCGGCGTCGCCCTGCCTGCGGCGAAACTGTTTGAAGAAGCCAAAATCCCCTTGATCGTCACCGGCGCCACCGGCGCCACGATCACCAAATCCTTCATGCCGCCGGCCTATCCGGCTAATTACATATTCCGCACCGCCGCCAGCGACGCGCTGCAACCGATCGTGATCCTCAACGATGTGATCGACCGCCGCAAGATCGAGAAGATCGCGGTACTCCATGACGACAGCCCCTACGGCCAGTTCGGCAAACAAAGTATGATGACTGAACTGGGTCGACGCAACATTAAACCAGTGCTGGTGGAAAGCTTCAAGGTTGGCGACCAGGACATGACGGCGCAGCTGCAACATGCCAGAGACAACGGCGCGCAGGCCGTCGTGATGTATTGTCTCGCTCCCGAGGGTGCGATGGTCGTCAGAAGCGCAGAAAAATTGAAACTCAGATTGCCGATCGTTGGTCCGTGGGGCATGTCGCAGCAAACCTTCATCGACAAGGCTGGCCAGGGCGCGGAAGGCGTACGCAGCTCGGTGACCTTTATCGAAAACGAACTGAGTTCGGTCAGCAACCAGTTCTCGCTGACCTATCGCAACGTGAACAAGACCAACCACATTCCATCCGCCGTGGCTGCGGCGCAAACCTATGACGCCTTGCGCTTGATTACGCTAGCGATATTCCAGGCCAATTCGGTGGAGGGCGTCAAGGTCAAGGATGCGCTGGAGAACCTGCAGGTACACACTACCTCCACCGTCGTTTCACGGTATTTCAAACCCTTCTCGCCGACCGATCATGAAGCCATCGCCGTCAACATGATCGTCATGGGTGAAATCCGTAATGGCAAGGTGGCTTATGCCTACAAGGAAGACGCCAGCAGCGGATCAATCACGCGCACCAAGAAGACCCAGTAA
- a CDS encoding dicarboxylate/amino acid:cation symporter gives MKKIKATTWIMVGMVLGIVVGYICHNLAPDDAAAKEIAGYFSIITDVFLRLIKMIIAPLVFGTLVSGIAGMKDSSSVGRIGVRALGWFVLASLLSLALGMFFVNVLQVGHALNLPLPALGADTKLNTSGFNLKDFVSHVFPSSFVDAMAKNEILQILVFSLFFGFGLASIKGESAKVVTAAIDGLVHVMLKVTDYVMRFAPIGVFASIAAVITVQGFGVLATYAKFLGGFYIGLATLWALLIAMGYIFLRDGIFVLLRLLKEPIMLAFSTASSEAAYPKTMEQLEKFGVNNKITGFVLPLGYSFNLDGSMMYQAFAAIFVAQAYNIEMSFAQQLTMLLVLMVSSKGMAGVPRGSLVVVAAILPMFHLPEAGILLIIGIDQFLDMGRTATNVIGNGIATSVIAKWEGELDEGAGRKALESNA, from the coding sequence ATGAAGAAGATTAAGGCAACGACCTGGATTATGGTCGGCATGGTTCTGGGCATCGTGGTTGGCTATATTTGCCACAACCTGGCGCCGGATGACGCGGCGGCGAAGGAAATCGCCGGCTATTTCTCCATCATCACCGATGTGTTTTTACGGTTGATCAAGATGATCATCGCGCCGCTGGTGTTCGGTACGCTGGTGTCAGGCATTGCAGGCATGAAGGACAGCAGTTCGGTCGGGCGTATCGGCGTTCGGGCGTTGGGCTGGTTTGTGCTCGCCTCTTTGCTGTCGCTGGCGCTCGGCATGTTTTTCGTCAACGTACTCCAGGTCGGCCACGCGCTCAACTTGCCGCTGCCGGCTCTGGGCGCGGACACCAAGCTGAATACAAGCGGTTTCAACCTCAAGGATTTTGTTTCCCACGTGTTCCCGAGCAGCTTCGTGGACGCCATGGCGAAAAATGAAATTCTGCAGATCCTGGTGTTCTCGCTGTTTTTCGGTTTTGGCCTGGCTTCCATCAAAGGCGAGTCGGCAAAAGTAGTGACTGCGGCGATAGACGGCCTGGTGCATGTCATGCTGAAGGTCACTGATTATGTGATGCGCTTCGCTCCAATTGGGGTTTTTGCTTCCATCGCCGCCGTGATTACGGTCCAGGGTTTCGGCGTGCTTGCGACCTATGCCAAGTTCCTCGGCGGCTTCTATATCGGTCTGGCAACCTTGTGGGCCTTGCTGATTGCGATGGGTTACATCTTCCTGCGCGACGGCATCTTTGTCTTGCTGCGCTTGCTGAAAGAGCCAATCATGCTGGCGTTTTCTACCGCCAGCAGCGAAGCTGCCTATCCGAAGACCATGGAGCAGCTGGAGAAATTCGGGGTCAACAACAAGATCACCGGTTTTGTGCTGCCGCTCGGTTATTCCTTCAATCTCGACGGCTCCATGATGTATCAGGCATTTGCCGCCATTTTTGTGGCCCAGGCCTACAACATTGAAATGTCGTTTGCTCAGCAACTGACTATGCTGCTGGTGTTGATGGTAAGCAGCAAGGGCATGGCCGGCGTGCCGCGCGGTTCGCTGGTGGTGGTCGCTGCCATCCTGCCAATGTTCCATTTGCCAGAAGCCGGCATCCTGCTCATCATCGGCATCGACCAGTTCCTCGACATGGGGCGTACCGCCACCAACGTGATCGGCAACGGCATCGCCACTTCGGTGATCGCCAAATGGGAAGGCGAGCTGGACGAGGGCGCTGGCCGCAAGGCATTGGAAAGCAATGCCTGA
- a CDS encoding GNAT family N-acetyltransferase codes for MEELRITTEPAELDIPSIHRFLSEESAWARGIPLAMVEESIRHSLNFGLFAGDRQVAYARVVTDYATFAYLVDVFVLAEQRGKGYSAQLMTAVMAHPRLQGLRRFMLATSTAHGLYAKFGFSAPARPQTLMERFAPDAYAAMSTRPD; via the coding sequence ATGGAAGAACTGCGCATCACCACCGAACCGGCTGAACTGGATATCCCGTCGATTCATCGCTTCCTGTCCGAAGAGTCGGCGTGGGCTCGTGGCATTCCTTTGGCGATGGTGGAAGAATCGATTCGCCATTCACTGAATTTCGGCTTGTTTGCCGGCGACCGGCAAGTGGCTTACGCACGTGTTGTCACCGATTACGCGACGTTCGCCTATCTGGTCGATGTGTTCGTGCTGGCCGAGCAACGCGGCAAAGGCTACAGCGCCCAACTGATGACTGCCGTCATGGCGCATCCGCGGCTGCAGGGGTTGCGGCGCTTCATGCTGGCGACCAGCACCGCGCACGGACTCTACGCAAAATTTGGTTTTAGCGCGCCCGCCAGACCGCAAACGCTGATGGAACGCTTTGCGCCGGATGCCTATGCCGCCATGTCCACACGTCCAGACTAG
- a CDS encoding FMN-binding negative transcriptional regulator — translation MYIPKHFDEPRVDVLHDLIRARPLSTLVTLSPDGLNANHIPLLLSTEPAPFGTLRGHVARANPVWQNFTKEIEVLAIFQGADAYITPSWYATKAETGKVVPTWNYAVAHAYGTLRPIDDAAWLRAHLEMLTAHNEAAFEQPWHVSDAPRDYTDKLITAIVGIEIVITRLSGKWKVSQNQPEKNQATVIEGLRARESQEFLDMAALVESRKNSG, via the coding sequence ATGTATATTCCCAAACACTTTGATGAACCGAGAGTCGATGTCCTGCACGATCTGATTCGCGCAAGGCCTTTGTCCACGCTGGTGACCTTGTCGCCGGACGGCCTCAACGCCAATCACATCCCTCTGCTGCTTTCAACGGAGCCGGCCCCTTTCGGTACGTTGCGCGGCCACGTCGCTCGCGCCAATCCGGTCTGGCAGAACTTCACGAAAGAGATTGAGGTGCTGGCGATATTCCAGGGCGCGGATGCCTATATCACGCCATCCTGGTATGCCACCAAAGCCGAGACCGGAAAGGTGGTGCCAACCTGGAACTACGCAGTAGCGCATGCCTATGGCACGCTACGGCCTATTGACGACGCGGCTTGGCTGCGCGCTCATCTCGAAATGCTGACCGCGCATAACGAAGCGGCGTTCGAGCAGCCCTGGCATGTCTCCGACGCGCCACGCGACTATACCGACAAGCTGATTACCGCCATTGTCGGCATTGAGATCGTCATCACGCGTTTATCGGGAAAATGGAAAGTCAGCCAGAACCAGCCTGAAAAAAACCAGGCAACTGTCATTGAGGGTTTGCGGGCGCGCGAAAGCCAGGAATTCCTGGACATGGCAGCCTTGGTTGAGAGCCGCAAGAACAGCGGCTAA
- a CDS encoding GH92 family glycosyl hydrolase: protein MNLHLKKNLAIGIAIASLFGCGGGSDQTSIAGAGATAAANSMAKNADPANIDESQADSDTVTKTALTNYVNPFVGTADSAAPATDPVPAGARGGTFPGATTPFGMVQWTPMTPSNGGQDQPVGYIYKENTIIGFPLTQMSGSGCSGNQGELPIMPTFDTSSVGVNAKPNFDHKNEAAKPGYYQVTLNDGINTELTATTRTGFGRFTFPAQSAIASTNKTPYLVFDATRTNTIASTTGVIKTEGKDALSGSTVGGKFCGARTYTLYFYAKFDRDITATISNGKANVTFDASKKPAVLMKIGLSYVSSDNAKKNLEQELPHWNFNAVRNAASHAWNKRLKTIQVSGGTDVEKRKFYTALYHSMLSPNTNSDVNGDYLGFDQKTHKVQDGRTQYVNYSNWDIYRSLIPLNSMLFPKETSDMLQSLVNDADQCGAIPRWTPVNVDAGIMPGDSGVATVGGGYAFGATNFDAKKALDYMTLVGSKADVQCTGDHVRDSVDRMNDYLVHGYAAMDNGWWAGSLTFEFGTADFATSQLAKALGDNMNYQLFLSRSANWKNQYNSAQKQLLPRYRNGSWLLNPQPNADMVEGNAEQYTWMSAYDARGLFNLVGCNTAAITRLDAFFQNLNAGMNLPNFYMGNEPSFATPWLYNWSGAPWRTQKVVRDVVNTVFSDGPGGLPGNDDLGAVSSWYVWAAIGLYPEVQAVSGLTIGSPMFDKVVIHWADGSKKLVIRASGAGTNSPYIQTLALNGKALDMPWLWLKDLKDNAKLDFTLAASQSQWGQDSSSSMPSFGLDGFTSLADALNNHGIGTDGQKTTRGLEGYTYDMGGWSYSSQALAAAGATPGASVSFNGISFTWPDGKSGLDNMVSQGQTITLAKAQAAGTLAILGSSTNASSAPSGKLTITYTDNTQASFDLRFDDWTLGGGSAKVGSYNKIALTSAHRVDQNGNTDSTKAYVYYWDAQLDKQRQVKSITLPYQTDNGALMHVFAMQLK from the coding sequence ATGAATCTGCACTTGAAGAAGAATCTTGCGATCGGAATAGCGATAGCCTCGCTATTCGGTTGCGGTGGCGGCTCTGACCAGACATCAATTGCCGGCGCCGGCGCTACTGCAGCCGCCAACAGCATGGCAAAGAATGCTGATCCCGCAAACATCGACGAATCGCAAGCAGATAGCGACACGGTCACCAAAACGGCCCTGACCAACTACGTCAATCCTTTCGTCGGCACCGCGGACTCAGCGGCGCCAGCCACCGATCCGGTGCCGGCAGGCGCCAGGGGCGGTACGTTCCCCGGCGCCACGACGCCATTCGGCATGGTGCAATGGACCCCGATGACGCCTAGCAACGGCGGCCAGGACCAGCCAGTGGGTTACATCTACAAGGAAAATACCATTATCGGTTTTCCTTTGACGCAGATGAGCGGTTCCGGTTGCAGCGGCAACCAGGGCGAACTGCCGATCATGCCGACCTTCGATACCAGCTCGGTCGGCGTCAACGCCAAACCGAATTTCGATCACAAAAACGAAGCGGCAAAACCCGGTTACTACCAGGTTACCCTGAACGATGGCATCAACACCGAGCTGACAGCCACCACCAGAACCGGCTTCGGACGCTTTACCTTCCCTGCCCAGTCGGCCATCGCCAGCACCAACAAGACACCTTATCTGGTATTCGATGCCACGCGCACCAACACCATTGCGTCGACCACCGGCGTCATTAAGACCGAAGGCAAGGATGCCTTGTCCGGTTCCACGGTAGGCGGCAAATTCTGCGGGGCGCGCACTTACACATTGTATTTTTACGCCAAGTTCGACCGCGACATCACTGCGACCATCAGCAACGGCAAAGCCAACGTCACATTCGACGCCAGCAAGAAGCCGGCTGTATTGATGAAAATCGGCTTGTCTTATGTCAGCAGCGACAATGCCAAAAAGAATCTGGAACAGGAGCTTCCGCACTGGAATTTCAATGCCGTGCGCAATGCGGCGTCCCACGCATGGAACAAGCGCCTCAAGACAATCCAGGTCAGCGGCGGCACCGATGTGGAAAAGCGTAAGTTCTACACTGCGCTGTATCACTCGATGCTGTCGCCGAACACCAATAGCGATGTGAACGGCGACTATCTCGGCTTCGACCAGAAGACGCACAAGGTGCAAGACGGCCGCACCCAGTATGTCAATTACTCCAACTGGGATATTTACCGCAGCCTGATCCCCTTGAACAGTATGCTGTTTCCAAAGGAAACCAGCGACATGCTGCAATCGCTGGTTAACGATGCAGACCAATGCGGCGCCATCCCGCGCTGGACCCCGGTCAATGTCGACGCCGGCATCATGCCGGGCGATTCAGGGGTAGCGACCGTTGGCGGCGGCTATGCCTTCGGCGCCACCAATTTTGACGCCAAGAAGGCGCTGGACTACATGACGCTGGTTGGTAGCAAGGCCGACGTGCAATGTACCGGCGATCACGTTCGCGATAGCGTCGACCGCATGAACGACTACCTCGTGCATGGTTACGCCGCCATGGACAACGGCTGGTGGGCAGGCTCGCTGACATTTGAATTCGGCACGGCAGACTTCGCCACTTCGCAATTGGCAAAGGCACTCGGCGACAACATGAATTACCAGCTTTTCCTGAGCCGCTCCGCCAACTGGAAGAACCAGTACAACTCCGCTCAGAAACAGCTCTTGCCGCGCTATCGCAACGGCTCCTGGCTGTTGAATCCACAACCGAACGCCGATATGGTGGAAGGCAATGCCGAGCAATATACCTGGATGTCGGCCTACGATGCACGCGGCTTGTTCAATCTGGTGGGCTGCAATACGGCAGCCATCACGCGCCTCGACGCCTTCTTCCAGAATCTCAACGCCGGCATGAATCTGCCAAATTTCTACATGGGCAATGAACCGAGTTTTGCCACGCCATGGCTCTACAACTGGAGTGGCGCGCCATGGCGCACGCAAAAAGTGGTGCGTGACGTCGTCAACACGGTGTTCTCGGATGGTCCCGGCGGTTTGCCTGGCAATGACGATCTGGGTGCTGTCTCTTCCTGGTACGTGTGGGCCGCTATCGGCCTGTATCCTGAAGTACAGGCAGTCAGCGGCCTGACCATCGGCAGTCCGATGTTCGACAAGGTAGTCATCCACTGGGCCGACGGCAGCAAGAAGCTGGTGATCAGGGCCAGCGGTGCTGGCACCAACTCGCCGTATATCCAGACCCTGGCGTTGAACGGCAAGGCGCTCGACATGCCATGGCTTTGGCTCAAGGATTTGAAAGATAACGCAAAGCTGGATTTCACCCTCGCGGCCAGCCAGTCGCAATGGGGCCAGGATTCGTCGTCCAGCATGCCATCCTTCGGCCTCGATGGCTTTACCAGCCTGGCCGATGCGCTAAACAACCATGGCATAGGCACCGATGGACAGAAAACCACCCGCGGACTGGAAGGCTATACCTACGACATGGGCGGTTGGAGCTATTCTTCGCAAGCACTGGCGGCGGCGGGTGCGACGCCGGGTGCCAGCGTCAGCTTCAACGGCATCTCGTTCACATGGCCGGACGGCAAATCGGGACTGGACAATATGGTCAGCCAGGGCCAGACCATCACGCTTGCCAAAGCACAGGCAGCCGGTACGCTCGCCATACTGGGCAGCTCGACAAACGCGTCAAGCGCGCCTAGCGGCAAGCTGACCATCACCTATACCGACAATACCCAGGCCAGTTTCGATTTGCGCTTCGATGACTGGACCCTGGGCGGCGGATCGGCCAAGGTTGGCAGCTATAACAAGATCGCCCTCACCAGTGCGCATCGGGTTGACCAGAACGGCAATACCGATAGCACCAAGGCCTATGTCTACTACTGGGATGCCCAGCTGGACAAGCAACGCCAAGTCAAGAGCATCACCCTGCCGTACCAGACCGACAACGGCGCGTTGATGCATGTGTTTGCGATGCAATTGAAATAA